Sequence from the Penaeus vannamei isolate JL-2024 chromosome 41, ASM4276789v1, whole genome shotgun sequence genome:
CAAGCAACCATGTGCACACGCCTCTCCTAGGGGTTCTAACCACGCCCACCTCACTTTGGCTCATTTGCACaactacatcacacacacacacatacatacaatgctGTCCCTTCTTTCCCCAATCGCATCTCCTCTCACACTTGTTCCCCAATGTACCAATCGGGTGGTGGCACTGGGTTATGTACAGCCTTTAATGAACAAGGATAAGTGCTTTAATTACCAAGCACATTATGTCCAACAGTATTTCACTTTCGATCACCTTTAATAAGTGAcggcacttatatatatgtgtgtgtgtgtgcataaatatatatatatatatatatatatatatatatatatatatatatacatacatacatatatatacatatatatgtatgtatgtatacatatattgacatatatgtatgtatgtacatggagACTAAAATACAGgtcataataattttattaaacTTGGCAAAAACTACACATTAAGAATATCATGTACAACATATATCAGAAATATTCAGGCCAATTCTTCCACAATCACATACTCCTCATGATCCCTACAAGATATCTTTTATGGGTGAAAGTATATCTATAGACATTCACCTTTTACATGGTTCGTGGCCtctatgtaaaattatatatagacCGAGAACTAGTACAAATCTCATAGCTGTTTGGCTTCTCGTTTGTATGTATTCTCATGTGTGGCACTAGGTAACAATTCTGTGAGGTTCCATTTCATACTTGCCTTCTCTTTTGTACGTAATCTCATGTGGCTCACCATAATGTGTTTCTGTGAAAATGCCATTTTGTAAAACAGCTCTATTTGTATGTACTTTCACATGTCTCACTAGATTCCTTTTGTCTGTGAAAGCCTTGTTGCAAATCTCACAGCTGTATGGCTTcgcttttgtatgtatttttgtatgtacttTCATATGACTCACTAGATGAGACTTTACTGTGAAAGCCTTTTTGCAAATCTCACAGCTATATGGCTTCTCAtttgtatgtattcttatatgcCTCACTAGAACACCCTTTTCTGAGAAAGCCTTGTTGCAAATTTCACAACTGTAtggcttttcttttgtatgtactctcatATGAATCACTAAGCTAGTTTTTTGTCCGAAAGCCTTGTTGCAAATCTCACAGCAAATCTCCTTTGTATGTAGTCTGACATGTTTTACAAGAGAGCTTTTGTATGAGAAGGACTTCTTGCAAGTATCACATCTGAAGGGCTTCTCATTTGAATGCACTATCATGTGCCTTACTAGTCTCCCTTTCACAAAAAATGTCTTATTGCAAATATCACACATGTATGGATTCTCCTTTGTGTGGACTCTCATGTGAACTTCGATCCCACTCCGAGAAGAGAATTTCTTGCCACACACGTCACATGCAAAACGTTTCAATATGGCTTCCACTTTTGTTTGTATATCACCCTCAGGACTTACCTTGTACATCGCCTGATTCCCATCTGATGAACACTTGCTCCCACTGTCCTCAGCCACAAATGGCGTTTCTAAGATGCCATTACCATCCTGAACCAGATCATGCGAGTCCGTTTCATTTGCTTCATGTCTCAGTTCATGCAGATTTTGAAAGAAAAGTCCTTCAGATTTCACTTTCCGGTCGCTCACTTCCTCCCCCAATTCTTCTCCGTAATCCAGTGGTTCGTCCTTAATATCCAGACAAGTCTCTTCGGTGACAACATCGTTGAGCTCCTCCTTGATACCGACTCCTTTGCTACAGAGTTCCTCGTCCGTGAGTGGGGTCAAAGGCATCCAATTGACGAGGTAACTCATCGTTGCTCtgtaaaaggaaaatggaaaaaataacactACATTCCTTGGgaatgggaaaaaatgaaaaacatcaGACTGCATGGATATTACtacccttgaaaaaaaaaaaaactatcaaaaacAGATccgattttttattctattaaaaTAACTCGAATTGCAAAAGAAAGATAGCAATATAGGCATTCAAATGGGAATAAGTAAAACCAAGGCGAACATCATTTTAttgtaaatatatccatatatctaaatgcacacacacatgtatatataaatatgtgtatatttcatatatatatatatttatgtatatacttgtgtatatgtgcattataAGGGCTCTgtgagctatatatatacatatatacatatatatatacatatatatatacatacatatatatgtacatatatatacatatatacatacctatatatgtacatatatatacatatatacatacctatatatgtacatatatatacatatatacatacatatatatgtacatatatatacacatatacatacctatatatatacatatatacacatatatacatacatatatatgtacatatatatatataactatatacatacgtatatatgtatatatttacataaatataaatatatatatatacatatgatatatatatctatatatatatatatatatatatatatatatatatatatatgatatatgtacatacatatatatacatatatatacatatatatatatatacatatatacatacatatatatacatatatatacctacatatatatacatatatatatacatatatatacttacatatatgtatacatatatacatacatatatatacatgtatatacttacatatatatatatatttaaatatacatacatatctatgaacagctatgcatatatatatacatacatgagtataattatatataaatacatatatatacatatatatatatatacatatgtatacgaaaatgaaactagccaatatgataaaatgaaaataagcgtgatatttccaactcttcacgagttcctcatcagacaaaaaccaaggatctcgtgaagagttcgaaacgtcacgctattttcattttctcattgtagctagttctattttcatttttgtgaaatgtatatatgtatttatgtatatatatatatatatatatatatatatatatatatatatatatatatatatatatatatatatatatatatatatatatatatatatatatatatatatatatatttatatgtatatatataa
This genomic interval carries:
- the LOC138860397 gene encoding zinc finger protein OZF-like, which codes for MSYLVNWMPLTPLTDEELCSKGVGIKEELNDVVTEETCLDIKDEPLDYGEELGEEVSDRKVKSEGLFFQNLHELRHEANETDSHDLVQDGNGILETPFVAEDSGSKCSSDGNQAMYKVSPEGDIQTKVEAILKRFACDVCGKKFSSRSGIEVHMRVHTKENPYMCDICNKTFFVKGRLVRHMIVHSNEKPFRCDTCKKSFSYKSSLVKHVRLHTKEICCEICNKAFGQKTSLVIHMRVHTKEKPYSCEICNKAFSEKGVLVRHIRIHTNEKPYSCEICKKAFTVKSHLVSHMKVHTKIHTKAKPYSCEICNKAFTDKRNLVRHVKVHTNRAVLQNGIFTETHYGEPHEITYKREGKYEMEPHRIVT